CGGGGCGCCATTGTCGCGTGCGGCCGGGGTGGGCTGGATACGGGTTTTCCCATGTGACTATGGCAGGATGCCGTTCACGGTCCGGACATGAACCTTGCGCAAGCTCGCGGGTCTGCGCTGGGCGGGCCGGGATGGCGCGCTGTTTCTATCAATTGTGCTGGAGAGCTTTGCATGTCCCCTTGGGTTGCGGTGTCGCTGTCGGGCCACGCCTTGTTGATGTTGCCGCTGGCGGCGGCGCTTGGCGCTGCCATGTGGTTTGGTGGCGCGCGGCGCGAGGCCGGATGGTGGTTCGGATTGCTGGCGGCGGCGCTCGGCGTCACCGTCGTCACCAAGGTGGCGTTCTTCGGCTGGGGTATCGGCGTGGCCGCGCTCGATTTTGCCGGCTTCAGCGGCCATGCCACCAATGCGGCGGCCATCTACCCGGTACTGGCCGCAATCCTGCAGCAGCGCCGGCCGGCCTGGGCACGCCGGGCGGCGATCGTGGCGGCGGTGGGCTGGTCGATGATGGTGGCCATGTCGCGACTGCGGCTGGAACAGCACACGGTGTCCGAGGTGGTGGCCGGTCTGGTGCTGGGCTGGCTGGTCTCCTCCGCCTTTTTGCATCTCGCGCGCCGGCCACTGCCGCTGTCCTGGCGCCAGCCCGCGTGGATTGCCGCCAGCTGCGCCGGCCTGCTGCTGGCTGCCAAGCTTGCCGGGCTACCGCTGCGCCCGCACTACCTCGTGATCGATACGGCATTGGCGTTGTCCGGCAATGCACGTCCGTACAGCCGCGAACGCGCTTGGCGCGAATGCCTGCCTGCCGCGCATACGCCGGCCTCAGCGCCTATAGTGCGTGAGCGTGCACGGGACGACGGGGCAGGGGGATGCGGGTCTGGCTGGGGCTGTTGACGTGGTGGTGGGTAGGCGCAGCGGCAGCGGTTCCATTCGTGTGCGGCATTGCCGACGGTTATCCGCCTTACCAGTATCGCGATGGGCGGGGCCAACCGGCAGGGTTGGACGTGGAAGTGGCGCGGCTGGTGCTGGAGCAGGCCGGGCGCGCGGCCCAGTTCGCACAGGGGAATTTCGACGAGCTGCTCAGCCGCATGGCCTTCGGCGTGGGCCAGCTCGATGGCCTGTGCGGCGCCGAGCTCAGCGTGGAGCGGGCACGGCGCTTTGCCTTGACCCAGCCTTATTTCGCCCGCCGCAGCGTGATCTTCGTGCCCGATCGCGCCTCCATGCATACGCTGGCCGACCTTGCCGGCAAGGTGGTGACGGGGGATAGGCAATCGTTCGCCGAAGAGGCGATCAAGTCGCAACGCCTGCCGGTGCGCATCATGCAGACGGCGAGCAAGGCGGCATCGTTCGATCTGCTGGCCGCCGGCAAGGTGGCCGCGGTGATCGCGCCGGAGGAGGTGGGTAGCTATCTCGCGCGGCAGCGCGGTCTGGCGGTGCGCATCATCGATGCCGGCGATCCGGGCACCCCCGTGAGCATCCTGCTGCATCGGGGCGACGCAGCTACCTTGCGGCTGCTGAACCAGGCGATCAAGATCCTGGGCCAGGAAGGCCGCATCGGCGAGGTGATCCTGCGCTACCAGCGCTGAAGAAGCTGGGCGGACTGATTAGATTCGGTTCAATCCGGCAGCGCCTGCCACGCGCCTTCAGGCTGGTCGCGCTGCCAACTGGGCCAGCCGTGCCGGTATGCGTGCTGGAGATAGGGGCCGCGCAGCACCCGCGCTTCCCGATCGCTGCCGGTGTCGATGCCAAGCTGGTAGATCGCCTGGGCCCATCCTGCAACATGCACGTTGCCCAGCCGGGCCAGCACCGGGTCCGCCAGCGTAGCAGCCTGCTCGGGCGTAGCGGCCCGCACCAGCAGGCAGGTGTCGTCGCCATTGGGGCCGCCGCGATAAGGGTCGCAGCCGTCATTGCCCCAGCGGATCACCTCGTAGAGATTCATCCGGGCTCCGGCTAGCGCTTGCGCCCGCCCGAGATCGAGCCGAGCACGCCGCGCAGGATCTGCCGGCCCAGCTCGTTGCCGACCTGGCGGGCCATGCTCTTGGCGGCCGACTGCACCATGCCATCGGTCTTGCCGCCGCGTGGCCCGGTCTTGCCGAACAGCACTTCCCCGATCATGCCGAATAAGCCGCCACCCGCTTCCTCTTGCTGTTGCGGTGCTGGCGTGCCGACCGGGGCGGGCACATCGCCCTGGATTTCCACCTTCACCCGCAGTCGCTCGTAGGCCGATTCGCGATCGACCGCCTTTTCGTAATGGCCGTACAGTGTGGAGCCCTGGATGCTGGCAATGCGCTCGGCGTCGGTGAGCGGCCCGATGCGGCAACCGGGGGCAATGACGAAGGCGCGCTCGACGATGCCGGGCGTACCCTTGGCATCCAGCAGCGAGATCAGCGCTTCGCCCACGCCCAGCTCGGTGATGGCCGCTTCCACATCGAGCTTGGGATTGGCGCGCATGGTCTCGGCGGCGGTCTTCACCGCTTTCTGGTCACGCGGGGTGAAGGCGCGCAGCGCGTGCTGCATGCGGTTGCCGAGCTGGCCCAGCACCGTTTCCGGCACGTCGAGTGGGTTCTGCGTGACGAAATACACGCCCACGCCCTTGGAGCGGATCAGCCGCACCACCTGCTCCACCTTCTCGACCAGCGCCTTGGGCGCGTCGCTGAACAGCAGATGGGCCTCGTCGAAGAAGAACACCAGCTTCGGCTTGTCGAGATCGCCCACCTCGGGCAACTGCTCGAACAGCTCGGCCAGCAGCCACAGCAGGAATGTCGAGTAGAGCTGCGGCGACTGGTAGAGCTTGCTCGCTGCCAGCACATTGATCACGCCGTGGCCGTTGTCGGTCTGCATCAGGTCGGCGATGTCGAGCATCGGCTCGCCGAAGAAACGGTCGCCCCCCTGCGCTTCCAGCGCCAACAGGCCGCGCTGGATGGCGCCGATGGAGGCCGCCGAGACATTGCCGTATTCGGTGGTGAACTGCTTGGCGTTGTCGCCCACGTGCTGGACCATGGCGCGCAGATCCTTCAGATCCAGCAGCAGCAGGCCCTGGTCATCGGCGATCTTGAACACCAGCTGCAGCACGCCCTGCTGGGTGTCGTTGAGATTGAGCAGGCGCGCCAGCAGCAGGGGGCCCATGTCGCTGACCGTGGCGCGCACCGGGTGGCCCTGTTCGCCGAACACATCCCAGAACACGGTAGGGCAGGCGGCGTAGGCCAGCGTCACGCCGAGTTCGTCGAGCCGTGCCTTGAGCTTGGGCGATTCGGCACCCGCCGCGCCGACGCCGGAGAGATCGCCCTTCACGTCGGCCAGGAACACCGGCACGCCGATGCGGGAAAACGATTCGGCGAGCTTTTGCAGCGTCACCGTCTTGCCGGTGCCGGTGGCGCCGGCAATCAGGCCGTGGCGGTTGGCAAGGGCGGGCAGCAGGGCGAGTTCCAGGTCGCCATGCTTGGCGATCACGAGCGGTTCGGCCATCGGGCACTCCAGCGTGGGCAGCAATGCCACGCAGTGTAGCCATGGATGGCGACCGGCGGCCAGTCGCCGCGGCTAGGGCGCGGGCAGCACTAGCTTGCCGGCGAGCAGCAGCATGATCGCGGCAGTGGCGAGATCGACCGCCTGCCACACCCAGCGTCGCTGCAGCCACGGCGACAGCGCATGTGCCGACAGCGCCAGCGAGAAGAACCACGCCAACGATGCGGTGATGGCGCCGGCGCCGAACCACCAGCGTGCGGTGCCCGCATGCTGTGCGCCAACGCTGCCGAGCAGCAGCACCGTATCGAGATAGACATGCGGATTGAGCAGGCTGAAGCCGAGTGCCGCGAGCAGTGCCTGGCGCGCATCGAGCGTGGTATGCCCCTGCGCCGCCAGCGTGCCGGGCTGCAGCGCGGCGCGCAGTGCCCGCCAGGCGAACCAGACGAGATAGGCGGCGCCGCCCCAGCGCGCCACCGCCATCAGTGCCGGGCTATGCGCGAACAGTGCTCCCAGCCCCAAGAGACCGGCTGCGATCAAGAATGCATCGCACAACGCGCAGACGCTGGCGGTGAGCAGCGCATGCTGGCGCGCCAGCCCCATGCGCAACACGTGCGCGTTCTGCGCGCCGATGGCCACGATCAGCCCCGCGCTCAACACCAGTCCCTGCCAGTACGCCGCCTGCATGGCCTTCCATCCCTTGGTTCGATGGCATGAAGCTTGAGGGGCATGGCAGCCTGTGGCGATTTTTATTAATCTATTTCAAGTTACATAAGTTTTGTGAATGCAATGTTCGATGCCCGGGCCGTTGTGGCCTTTGTCACCGTGGCGCGTGAAGGCAGCTTCGAGCGTGCTGCCAGCGTGCTGGCGCTCACCCAATCCGCGGTGTCGCAGCGGGTGCGCGCGCTGGAAACCCAACTCGGCCAGACCTTGCTGACCCGCGGTCGGCCCTGCGTGGCCACTGCGGCCGGGCAGACGCTGCTGCGCTACCTGGAGCGCATCCGCCTGCTGGAAGAGGAAGCGCAGCGCGCGCTGGCGGGCGAGGCATCCGGCCCGTCGCGGCTGCCGATCGCGGTGAATGCCGACAGCCTGCACAGCTGGGTGCCGCCGGTGCTGGCACAGGCTGTGGCCGGCACCCCGTTCCTGATCGACATGCAGGTGGACAACGAGGACTACACGCACGAAATGCTGGCGCGTGGCGAGGTGCTGGCGTGCGTATCCGCCCGCGCCAGCGCCATGCGCGGCTGCATGGCCGAGCCGCTGGGGCTGCTGCGCTACCTGTGCGTGGCCACGCCACGATTTCGCGATCGCCATTTCGCCACAGGCGTCACCCGCGAAGCGATGCTGGATGCGCCGGCGCTGCTGTACAACCGCAAGGACGCGATGTCCGGCGATTACCTGCGGCTGCACTTCGGCATCCAGGAAGGCCACTTCCCCTGCCACCTGATGCCGTCGTCGCAAGCCTTCGTCGATTTCGCGCTGCTCGATTTCGGCTACGTGCTGGTGCCGGAGCTTGCGGTGCTGGGGCAGATGGCGCGCGGCGAGCTGATCGACCTGCTGCCCGGTCGGCCGCACGATGTGCCGCTCTACTGGCACGCCTGGCAGATCCAGCCGCCGCAAGTGGATGCGTTGTTCAGGCGGATCGTGGCAGGGGCGAGGGGAGTGTTGCCGGGGATGGGGGCGGTTGAGCTGGATTAGTAGGCCGAACGTGCTGCACGTGGCTGGCTGAGCGTTCCGACCGCTAAGTTGAGCCCGTGAACAGCGCTATGTGCATGCTAGAGTGGTGCGCTCAAGCCATCCTGTTCCTGTTCGTCCCATGTCACGACTTTCTGCGCTTGCCCTGATTGCGCTTGCTTTCATGTCCAATGCGCAGGCGGTCAATCCCGATGCCGATCTGAATGCCACACCCGAGGCGTTGGGCTTTGCCATCGTGCAAAAAGGCAAGCCGATTCGTCCCAGCCTCGCGGACGGTTACTGGACTTATCAGCTCAAGAGCGCGCCTTTCGTGATGGCCAGCCGGCACGCTGAAATGGTGACGTGCACCGCTGAAGCTGATCATGGCTTCGTTCGCGGTGACGCGGAAATACCGGTGCCATGCGTGAGTGGCTCGCACACTGGTGCGACCGGTCGCGACTCGTCGTGGCTGTTTGTTGCCGATGCCACCGAACGCGATGGCTCGAACAACCTGCTTGCTTCCGAGACAGGGGCGAAGGTCGATAAAAACGGTCTGCGCTACACGGTGAACACCTTGCTGATGCAGCGCAGCGGTTGGGACATTCCGCTCTCGCAGTATCGCGGCACGCTTTACGTCTATTTCTGGATTGACCTCGACGGCAGCAGGAGTGCAGACGACAGCGAGATTGGCGAGGTCGTGCTGCAGATCGGCAAGAACTGATTGCGCCACCCCGAAAATCGAAGGTAAGCAATAAGCGCGTGGGTGCGGCGGAACGTGTATCAAGCACTGCGCCGCAGGCGCAAAGTAAATGCCGCACTGGTGCAGTAACGACGCGGCGGCGGTCATCAAAACACGTGTGGCTGCCGTGCTAACATCGGCCATCCCCAAATTCGCCGCACCGCAACGCATGAACCGACCAGGACGCCGCCGTGCGCACCGATAGCCGCCTGTCGCGCATGCTGCATGTGCTGCTGCATATGGCGCGGCACGA
This region of Chitinolyticbacter meiyuanensis genomic DNA includes:
- a CDS encoding phosphatase PAP2 family protein — its product is MSPWVAVSLSGHALLMLPLAAALGAAMWFGGARREAGWWFGLLAAALGVTVVTKVAFFGWGIGVAALDFAGFSGHATNAAAIYPVLAAILQQRRPAWARRAAIVAAVGWSMMVAMSRLRLEQHTVSEVVAGLVLGWLVSSAFLHLARRPLPLSWRQPAWIAASCAGLLLAAKLAGLPLRPHYLVIDTALALSGNARPYSRERAWRECLPAAHTPASAPIVRERARDDGAGGCGSGWGC
- a CDS encoding transporter substrate-binding domain-containing protein produces the protein MRVWLGLLTWWWVGAAAAVPFVCGIADGYPPYQYRDGRGQPAGLDVEVARLVLEQAGRAAQFAQGNFDELLSRMAFGVGQLDGLCGAELSVERARRFALTQPYFARRSVIFVPDRASMHTLADLAGKVVTGDRQSFAEEAIKSQRLPVRIMQTASKAASFDLLAAGKVAAVIAPEEVGSYLARQRGLAVRIIDAGDPGTPVSILLHRGDAATLRLLNQAIKILGQEGRIGEVILRYQR
- a CDS encoding helicase HerA-like domain-containing protein; its protein translation is MAEPLVIAKHGDLELALLPALANRHGLIAGATGTGKTVTLQKLAESFSRIGVPVFLADVKGDLSGVGAAGAESPKLKARLDELGVTLAYAACPTVFWDVFGEQGHPVRATVSDMGPLLLARLLNLNDTQQGVLQLVFKIADDQGLLLLDLKDLRAMVQHVGDNAKQFTTEYGNVSAASIGAIQRGLLALEAQGGDRFFGEPMLDIADLMQTDNGHGVINVLAASKLYQSPQLYSTFLLWLLAELFEQLPEVGDLDKPKLVFFFDEAHLLFSDAPKALVEKVEQVVRLIRSKGVGVYFVTQNPLDVPETVLGQLGNRMQHALRAFTPRDQKAVKTAAETMRANPKLDVEAAITELGVGEALISLLDAKGTPGIVERAFVIAPGCRIGPLTDAERIASIQGSTLYGHYEKAVDRESAYERLRVKVEIQGDVPAPVGTPAPQQQEEAGGGLFGMIGEVLFGKTGPRGGKTDGMVQSAAKSMARQVGNELGRQILRGVLGSISGGRKR
- a CDS encoding LysE/ArgO family amino acid transporter, which encodes MQAAYWQGLVLSAGLIVAIGAQNAHVLRMGLARQHALLTASVCALCDAFLIAAGLLGLGALFAHSPALMAVARWGGAAYLVWFAWRALRAALQPGTLAAQGHTTLDARQALLAALGFSLLNPHVYLDTVLLLGSVGAQHAGTARWWFGAGAITASLAWFFSLALSAHALSPWLQRRWVWQAVDLATAAIMLLLAGKLVLPAP
- a CDS encoding LysR family transcriptional regulator ArgP, translated to MFDARAVVAFVTVAREGSFERAASVLALTQSAVSQRVRALETQLGQTLLTRGRPCVATAAGQTLLRYLERIRLLEEEAQRALAGEASGPSRLPIAVNADSLHSWVPPVLAQAVAGTPFLIDMQVDNEDYTHEMLARGEVLACVSARASAMRGCMAEPLGLLRYLCVATPRFRDRHFATGVTREAMLDAPALLYNRKDAMSGDYLRLHFGIQEGHFPCHLMPSSQAFVDFALLDFGYVLVPELAVLGQMARGELIDLLPGRPHDVPLYWHAWQIQPPQVDALFRRIVAGARGVLPGMGAVELD